Within the Microbacterium terricola genome, the region GCCCAGCCGGTCGGCGATCGCGGGGAAGCCGTAGCCGTACGCGCGCCACTCGTGCTCGTACCAGCCGCCGCCGATGCCCATCTCGACCCGCCCGCCGGAGACGTGGTCGACGGTCGCGGCCACCTTGGCCAGGTACGCGGGATTGCGGTAGCCCATGCTCGTGCACATCTGGCCGAGACGGATGCGGTCGGTCACCGCCGCGAACGCGGCCATCAGCGTCCACGCCTCGTGCGTCGCCTCCTCGCTGACCACCGGCACCGTGTGGAAGTGGTCGTAGACCCAGAGCGACTCCCACGGCCCCTCGTCGGCGCGCTGCGCGAGCGTGCGCATCACCCGCCACTGGTCAGACGGCTCGATGCCGACGAGGTCGTGACGCCAGCCCTGGGGGATGAAGGTTCCGAATCGCATTGGTCCAGCATCCCCCATCCGCGCCCCATCCCGTTTACGGACGGGACACGCCGCATCGCACGGATCGGATGCGGCGTGTCGCGTCCGTAAACGGTGCGGGGTCAGGGCGAGACGACGAGCCGGGCGTGGGGCATGCGCGCGGTCATCACCGCGATCGCCTCGGGGTTGTCGTCGACCAGGATGGCGTGACGCCCCAGCGCCGAGGCGACGGCCCCGGTCGTGCCGCTGCCGGCGAAGAAGTCGAGCACGCGATCCCCGGGACGACTCGAGGCCTGCACGATGCGGCGCAGGATCCCCTCGGGCTTCTGGGTGGGGTACCCGGTCTTCTCGCGCCCCGTGGTCGGGACGATCGTGTGCCACCAGACGTCGGTGGGGAGCTTGCCGCGGGCAGCCTTCTCCGGCGTGACGAGACCCGGGGCCATGTAGGGCTCGCGGTCGACGGCGGTGCTGTCGAACCAGTACCGATCCGGGTCCTTGACGTAGACCAGGATCGTGTCGTGCTTCGTGGGCCAGCGGCTCCTGCTCTTCGCCCCGTAGTCGTAGGCCCAGATCAGCTCGTTGAGGAAGTGCTCACGGCCGAACAGCGCGTCGAGCAGCACCTTCGCGTAGTGCGCTTCGCGATAGTCGAGATGCAGGTACAGCGTGCCGTCGTCGGCCAGGAGCCGCCACGCCTCGACCAGTCGCGGCTCGAGGAAGCCCCAGTAGTCGTCGAACCGGTCGTCGTAGCGGCGCAGGTCGCCGACCAGTCGCTCGTAGTCGCGGCCCCGATACCCGGCCTTGACCTGCCCACCCGCCGAGGGCGCATCACGCGGCACCGCGGTCTCGACCGCGCGCCCGCGCGAGCGCCCGGTGTTGAACGGCGGATCGAGGTAGATGAGGGTGACCGAGCCGTCGGCGAAGCCGCGGACCACGTCGAGGTTGTCGCCCTGGTGGATCTCCACCGACCCTGCGGCGGGATCGGCGAGCGGAGGCTCAGCGTCCGCGGCCGGCTCCGGTGCCTGGCCGGTCACGGGACGCGGTGCAGCCACGCGTCGGTCGCGAACTTCGACGCCACGAGCGCCTCCGCCTCGGCCACCTCGTCGTCGGTGACGCGCCCCTCGGTCGCGCCGTACAGCGTGGTGAAGGTCGAGGTCAGCGCGGCGATGATCTCCTCGCGGGGCATCCCGGTCTGGCTCCGCAGCGGATCGACGCGCTTCGCGGCCGAGGTCGTGCCCTTGTCGCTGAGCTTCTCGCGGCCGATGCGCAGCACGTCGGTGAGCACCTCGCCGTCCATGTCGTAGCTGAGGCTGGCGTGGTGCAGCACTCCCCCGTTGGCGAGGCGCTTCTGGGCGGCTCCGCCGATCTTGCCGTCGGGGCTCGCGATGTCGTTGAGCGGCTTGTACGTCGCGTCGATCCCGAGCGCGCGCAGCCCCTGCAGCACCCAGTCGTCGAGGAACGCATACGAGTCGGCGAAGGTCATCCCCGCGACGAGGGATGCCGGCACGTACAGCGAGTACGTGATGATCCACTCCGAGGAGATCAGCATCGCGCCGCCGCCGGAGATGCGCCGCACGACCTCGAAGCCGTGCCGCTCCGCCCCGTCCGGGTCGACCTCGTTGCGATACGACTGGAACGAGCCGATCACCACCGCCGAGGAGTCCCACTTCCAGAACCGCAGCGTCGGGCGCCGCCGACCGTCGCCGACGCGGGTGGTGAGCACCTCGTCGAGCGCCAGGTTCATGTGCGGCGAGCGCGCCTCGTCGAGCACGACCTCCCACTCGAAGTCGCGCCAGCCGGGCGCCGTGATCAGCGCGCGGCGCACGGCCGTGCCCACAGATTCGGGCGTGAATCCGAGCAGCTGGGCACCCTCAGGCAGCGCCGCGCGCACCGCCGCCGCGATCGTCGCCACATCCGCGGTGAGCGGGAGCCCCGTCACCGCCGCGTCGATGTCGGCGAGCGCGTCATCCGGCTCGAGGAAGAAGTCGCCCGCGAGGTGGAAGTCCGCGATGCGGCCGTCGCGCTCCTCGAGGTCGACGACGACCAGCTTGCCGCCGGGGACCTTGTATTCGCCGTGCATGCGACCAGCCTAGAGTCGCGCAGGGCGCGCGGCGTCAGTCCCGGGCGGCGAAGCGCTGGTCGAGCCAGGCGAGCAGGTCGCCGCGCACGTCCGCCTGGGCGACCTCGTTGAAGATCTCGTGGCGCGCGCCTGGGTACACGAGCGTGGTCACATCCGTGAACCCGGAGCGCTGCCGGTAGGCGTCGGCCAGCCGGTGCACGCTGCGCGGACCGCCGACCGGGTCGTCGCGACCGACCATCAGCAGAGTCGGGATGTCGCGTCCGAGACCCTTGCGCGGCTTGCCGATGATGCGCAGGGTGTCGAGCGGCCCGAACAGCTGCGGCAGGGTGCGGGTGGTCGTGAGCGGGTCGTCGAGGAAGGCACGTCCCACCTCGAGGTCGGACGACAGCCATTCGGTGCCCAGTGCGTCGGGGCCGCGCCAGGCCTTGTTGAGGTCGCCGGAGTTGAGCGAGCCGGGCCAGCGCAGCGACGACCCGCTGAGCACGAGTGCGTCGTAGGCCTCCGGATGCTGGTTCACCAGGATCTGCGCGAGGAACGACCCCCACGAGTGGCCCAGCAGCACGAGCGGCAGCCCGGGGTTCTCGGCGCGGATCAGACCGGTCAGATGCCAGATCGCCGCGACTGCCGCGCGCAGCCCGCCCGGACCGAGGGTTCCGAGCTTCGCGGCGTCGCCGCCGTGCTGCCCCATGCCGGTGCGACCGTGGCCGCGGTGGTCGTCGGCATAGACGATGTACCCCTCCGCGGTGAGGGCTGCGATGGTGGCCGCATAGCGGCCGGCGTGCTCGCCGACGCCGTGCAGCAGCTGCACGACGGCGCGCGGGGTCGTCGCGGCGGGGTGGACGTCGTAGATGATCTCGACGCCGTGCGCGTCCGTGAAGGAACGGGCTTCGGTGGGCTCGGGCATGCACCGACTCTAGAGGTCGCACCGGTTCCGCACCCGATCCGCGCCGGTACTCCCTCGCATTTACTTAGCAAGGCTAATGAGCTAAGCTAACTAATCTATGCCGCCGACTCCAGAGCCCCCTGCCATCGACCTCGCCCACGCCGCATCCGATCTGCGGATGGCGACGTTCCGCCTCGCCCGGCGCCTGCGCGCACAGCAGGCGGTCGACACGATGAGCGACGGGCAGTACGCGGTGCTCGCCGCACTCAAGGTGCACGGCCCGCACACCCTCGGCGAGCTGGCCGATCGCGAGCGGGTCTCCGCCCCCTCGATGAACCGCACAGTGAACTGCCTCGAGGAGCTCGGCTACCTCAGCCGCACGCCCGACACCGACGACCGCCGCAAGGTCAACATCGCCCTCACCGAGGCGGGGCTGGGCGTCGTCGACGAGACGACGCGCCGCCGCGACGCGTGGCTCGAGGGCGCGCTCTCGTCGCTGTCCGCCGACGACCTCGAGACGGTCGCCCGCGCGGCGGACCTGATGCGGGAGGTGGCCGCACGATGAGCGCCATGTTCCGCTCGTTCGCCGTCTTCAACTACCGGGTCTGGTTCATCGGCGCCCTGGTGTCCAACATCGGCGCCTGGATGCAGGCGACCGCCCTCAGCTGGGTGGTGCTCACCGAGCTCACGAACAACGACGCCGGTGCGATGGGCGTCACGATGGCGCTGCAGTTCGCGCCGCCGCTGCTGCTGGTGGGAGTCACCGGCTGGGTCGCCGACCGGTTCGAGCGCCGCCGTCTGCTGATGCTCACGCAGAGCCTGCTCCTGGTGCTCGGTCTCGCCATCGGCGTCATGCTGCTGCTCGGCGCGATGACCCTGCCGATCATGTACGGCTTCGCCCTCGCGCTCGGTGTGGTCTCGGCGTTCGACAATCCCGCCCGGCAGGCCTTCGTCTCGGATCTGGTGAGCCGCGAGAACGCCTCCAACGCGGTCGCGCTCAACGCCGCCTCCTTCAACGGCGCGCGCATGATCGGCCCCGCGGTGGCCGGCATCGTGATCGTCGCCGTCGGCACCGGCTGGGTGTTCCTCGTCAACGCGGTCACCTTCCTCGCGATGATCGTCGCGCTGCGGCTCATCCGCATCGATGACCTCATCCCCCGCGCGAAGGCGACCGGGGCGGCGCGCCTGGCCGACGGGTTCCGCTACGTCGGGCGACGCCCCGACCTGCTCGTGACGTTCGCGATGGTGTTCCTGCTCGGCGCCTTCGGCATGAACTTCCCGATCTTCGCCTCGACCATGGCGCTCGAGTTCGGCCAGGAAGCCGACGGCTACGGCCTGCTCAGCTCGATCCTCGCCGTGGGCTCGCTGGCCGGCGCGCTGCTGGCCGCCCGTCGCGACCGCGCCCGCATCCGACTCGTCGTCGGCGGCACCGCACTGTTCGCGGTGGCCGCGGCGGTGTCCTCGTTCATGCCCACCTACTGGGCATATGCCATCACGCTCATGTTCACCGGATTCGCGGTCGTCACGACCCTGACCACCGCGAACGGCTACGTCCAGACCACCACCGACCCGGTGCTGCGTGGCCGCGTGATGGCCCTGTACATGGCGATCCTGATGGGGGGAACGCCGTTCGGTGCTCCCATCGTCGGCTGGGTGGCATCCGAGTTCGGCCCGCGGTCGGCCATCCTGCTCGGCGCGGCGGCCGCGTTCGTCGCCTTCGCCATCGGGGCGACCTGGATGCTGGCATCCGGCCGCGTGCACCGGCACGAGACGAAGCGGTTCACCCTGACGATCGACGAGACCGTCCCGGTGACCGTCATCCGCCCGGAGCCTGAGCAGTTCAGCGACGAGGTCGCCGGCACCACCCCGATCGCGCTGCCGCGGCCCACGCGCTGACGCGCAGCATCCGCCGCTCTTCCGAGCCTCGCGTGTGCGCGAGATCACGTGATCTCGGCGAGCCCACCCGCTATGGGGCACCAGAACATGTGCGCTCATCGAGATCACGTGATCTCGGTGCGCGGGCGACTCTCAGCTGCCGGCGGTCGAGGCTCGCACGACCAGCTCCGGCTGGAACACGATGTGCTCGCGCGGCCGCGCCTCGCCCTGCTGCAGCTCGAGCAGGAGGTCGACCGCGGTCGAGCCGATCAGCGTGGCCGGCTGACGCACCGAGCTGAGCGGGATGACCGCGGCCGCGGAGAAGTCGATGTCGTCGTAGCCGATCAGGGCGATGTCGTCGGGCACGCGCACGTCGCCGGTCATCACGAGACTCTGCAGGATGCCGAGGGCGAGCAGGTCGTTCGCGGCGAACACCGCATCAGGACGGGCGGATGCGTCACGCTGCAGGATGCGGGCGCCGGCCCGCCGACCCTCCTCCACCGTCAGCGCGTCGGTGCCGATGAACTCGATGGACGCACCGGCGTCGGCCACGGCGCCCTGCGCGCCGGCGAGGCGGTCGGAGACCTGGCGGATCGAGACGGGCCCGCCCACGAACGCGATGCGCCGGCGTCCGATGTCGAGCAGATGACGTGCGGCGATGCGGCCGCCCTCGACGTCGTCCACCGCGACCGACGCGAACGTCGGATCGTGCGACTCGCGGTCGACCAGGACCGTCGGGATGCCGCGGTCGCGCATCCGGCTGAGGCGGGGCAGGTTCTCGGCGACCGGGGTCACCAGCACCCCGAAGACGCGCTGCTGCTCGAACAGATCGAGGTGCGTCGCCTCCCTGTCCTGCCGCTCGTCGCTGTTGGCCACCAGGACGGAGAGCCCGTGCTCGCCCGCACGCTCCTCGGCACCGCGCGCGACCTCCGTGAAGAACGGGTTGCGCAGGTCGAGGACGACCAGCCCGATCGTGCGGCTGCGCCCCGCACGTAGCTGGCGGGCCGCGTCGTTGCGCACGAACCCGAGTCGCTCGATCGACGCCTGCACCCGGGCCACCGTCTCGGCGCCGACCTTCTCGGGCCGGTTGAGCACATTCGACACCGTGCCGACCGACACACCGGCGTCGTCGGCGACGTCCCGCACGCTGACCGTCATCGGCCCTCCTTCGTTGGTGCACTCTATCCAACACCCGAATGAAACGACTCACTCACGATCTCCCCGCTCGCTTGACAGCCATTCGGCGCGTGCCCTAATCTCGCATTCGCAGGGCATGAAACGATTCATCCCTCAATGGAGAGAGTGGGTGATGTCCTCGATGCGCGCGACGCCAGTGCTCGAACTCGCGGACGTTCAGAAGGCCTTCGGCGCGGTGATCGCCCTGCGGTCAGGCACCATCTCGGTCGACGCGGGTTCGATCCACGCGCTCGTCGGCGAGAACGGTGCGGGCAAGTCGACGCTCGTGAAGATCGTCGCGGGGCTGTACCAGCGCGACGGCGGCATCTTCCGACTGAAGGGCGAGGACGTCGACTTCACCTCGACCGCCCAGTCGAAGGCCGCGGGGATCGCGGTGATCTACCAGGAGCCCACGCTCTTCCCCGACCTCTCCGTCACCGAGAACATCTTCATGGGACGCCAGCCCACCGGCCGGCTCGGCCGGATCGACCGCAAGTCGATGCGCCACGAGGTCGAGCGGCTCTTCACGCGGCTGGGCGTCGCGATCGACCCGGACCGTCCGGCCGAGGGACTCTCCATCGCCGACCAGCAGGTCATCGAGATCGCCAAGGCCGTGTCGCTCGACGCCACGCTGCTCATCATGGACGAGCCGACCGCCGCGCTCTCCGGCGTCGAGGTCGAGCGGCTGTTCACGATCGCGCGGAGCCTGCGCGACGAGGGCCGCGCCCTCATCTTCATCTCGCACCGGTTCGACGAGGTGTTCGCACTCTGCGACACCATCACCGTCATGCGCGACGGCGCCTACATCGCCACCAGCCCGATCTCCGAGACCTCCGTCGACCAGATCGTGCGCCAGATGGTCGGCCGTGAGGTCACCGAGCTGTACCCCAAGCAGGAGACCACAGTCGGCGAGCCTCTGCTCGAGGTCGAGGGGCTGACCAGCCCCGGCGTCTTCCACGACATCTCCTTCACGGTGCGCGCCGGCGAGATCGTGGGGCTCGCGGGCCTCGTCGGCGCCGGTCGCAGCGAGGTCGCCCGCGCCGTCTTCGGCGTCGACGGGTACCGCGACGGGACCGTCCGCGTGAGCGGCAAGACGATCGGGCGCAGCCGCCCCGTCGACGCCATGCGCGCCGGCATCGCGCTCGTCCCGGAAGACCGCCGCAAGCAGGGGCTCGTGGTCGAGTCCGGCGTCGGCCACAACATCACGCTGGCCATCCGCAAGCAGCTCGCGAAGTTCGGCCTGCTCACCACCGGCATGGAGAACCGCGCCGCGAAGGAGTGGGCCAGCCGCCTCGAGGTGAAGACGCATGCGCTCGACACCGTGGCGGCGACGCTGTCCGGCGGCAACCAGCAGAAGGTCGTCCTGGCCAAGTGGCTCGCCACGCAG harbors:
- a CDS encoding DNA-methyltransferase, with the translated sequence MAAPRPVTGQAPEPAADAEPPLADPAAGSVEIHQGDNLDVVRGFADGSVTLIYLDPPFNTGRSRGRAVETAVPRDAPSAGGQVKAGYRGRDYERLVGDLRRYDDRFDDYWGFLEPRLVEAWRLLADDGTLYLHLDYREAHYAKVLLDALFGREHFLNELIWAYDYGAKSRSRWPTKHDTILVYVKDPDRYWFDSTAVDREPYMAPGLVTPEKAARGKLPTDVWWHTIVPTTGREKTGYPTQKPEGILRRIVQASSRPGDRVLDFFAGSGTTGAVASALGRHAILVDDNPEAIAVMTARMPHARLVVSP
- a CDS encoding lipoate--protein ligase family protein, translating into MHGEYKVPGGKLVVVDLEERDGRIADFHLAGDFFLEPDDALADIDAAVTGLPLTADVATIAAAVRAALPEGAQLLGFTPESVGTAVRRALITAPGWRDFEWEVVLDEARSPHMNLALDEVLTTRVGDGRRRPTLRFWKWDSSAVVIGSFQSYRNEVDPDGAERHGFEVVRRISGGGAMLISSEWIITYSLYVPASLVAGMTFADSYAFLDDWVLQGLRALGIDATYKPLNDIASPDGKIGGAAQKRLANGGVLHHASLSYDMDGEVLTDVLRIGREKLSDKGTTSAAKRVDPLRSQTGMPREEIIAALTSTFTTLYGATEGRVTDDEVAEAEALVASKFATDAWLHRVP
- a CDS encoding lysophospholipase; the encoded protein is MPEPTEARSFTDAHGVEIIYDVHPAATTPRAVVQLLHGVGEHAGRYAATIAALTAEGYIVYADDHRGHGRTGMGQHGGDAAKLGTLGPGGLRAAVAAIWHLTGLIRAENPGLPLVLLGHSWGSFLAQILVNQHPEAYDALVLSGSSLRWPGSLNSGDLNKAWRGPDALGTEWLSSDLEVGRAFLDDPLTTTRTLPQLFGPLDTLRIIGKPRKGLGRDIPTLLMVGRDDPVGGPRSVHRLADAYRQRSGFTDVTTLVYPGARHEIFNEVAQADVRGDLLAWLDQRFAARD
- a CDS encoding MarR family winged helix-turn-helix transcriptional regulator, with the protein product MPPTPEPPAIDLAHAASDLRMATFRLARRLRAQQAVDTMSDGQYAVLAALKVHGPHTLGELADRERVSAPSMNRTVNCLEELGYLSRTPDTDDRRKVNIALTEAGLGVVDETTRRRDAWLEGALSSLSADDLETVARAADLMREVAAR
- a CDS encoding MFS transporter; this translates as MSAMFRSFAVFNYRVWFIGALVSNIGAWMQATALSWVVLTELTNNDAGAMGVTMALQFAPPLLLVGVTGWVADRFERRRLLMLTQSLLLVLGLAIGVMLLLGAMTLPIMYGFALALGVVSAFDNPARQAFVSDLVSRENASNAVALNAASFNGARMIGPAVAGIVIVAVGTGWVFLVNAVTFLAMIVALRLIRIDDLIPRAKATGAARLADGFRYVGRRPDLLVTFAMVFLLGAFGMNFPIFASTMALEFGQEADGYGLLSSILAVGSLAGALLAARRDRARIRLVVGGTALFAVAAAVSSFMPTYWAYAITLMFTGFAVVTTLTTANGYVQTTTDPVLRGRVMALYMAILMGGTPFGAPIVGWVASEFGPRSAILLGAAAAFVAFAIGATWMLASGRVHRHETKRFTLTIDETVPVTVIRPEPEQFSDEVAGTTPIALPRPTR
- a CDS encoding LacI family DNA-binding transcriptional regulator is translated as MTVSVRDVADDAGVSVGTVSNVLNRPEKVGAETVARVQASIERLGFVRNDAARQLRAGRSRTIGLVVLDLRNPFFTEVARGAEERAGEHGLSVLVANSDERQDREATHLDLFEQQRVFGVLVTPVAENLPRLSRMRDRGIPTVLVDRESHDPTFASVAVDDVEGGRIAARHLLDIGRRRIAFVGGPVSIRQVSDRLAGAQGAVADAGASIEFIGTDALTVEEGRRAGARILQRDASARPDAVFAANDLLALGILQSLVMTGDVRVPDDIALIGYDDIDFSAAAVIPLSSVRQPATLIGSTAVDLLLELQQGEARPREHIVFQPELVVRASTAGS
- a CDS encoding sugar ABC transporter ATP-binding protein, with the protein product MRATPVLELADVQKAFGAVIALRSGTISVDAGSIHALVGENGAGKSTLVKIVAGLYQRDGGIFRLKGEDVDFTSTAQSKAAGIAVIYQEPTLFPDLSVTENIFMGRQPTGRLGRIDRKSMRHEVERLFTRLGVAIDPDRPAEGLSIADQQVIEIAKAVSLDATLLIMDEPTAALSGVEVERLFTIARSLRDEGRALIFISHRFDEVFALCDTITVMRDGAYIATSPISETSVDQIVRQMVGREVTELYPKQETTVGEPLLEVEGLTSPGVFHDISFTVRAGEIVGLAGLVGAGRSEVARAVFGVDGYRDGTVRVSGKTIGRSRPVDAMRAGIALVPEDRRKQGLVVESGVGHNITLAIRKQLAKFGLLTTGMENRAAKEWASRLEVKTHALDTVAATLSGGNQQKVVLAKWLATQPKVLIIDEPTRGIDVGTKSEVHRLISQLAGEGMGILMISSELPEVLGMADRVLVMREGRITAEIARSEATSENVMFAATHASEQLK